A genomic region of Planococcus kocurii contains the following coding sequences:
- a CDS encoding alpha/beta hydrolase, whose product MRISQPKPFFFKSGPRAVLLLHGFTGNSADVRMLGRFLETKGYTSIAPHYAGHGVAPEELVVTGPVDWWKDVEQAYDALIEEGYTEIAVAGLSLGGVFSLKLGYTKPIKGIVTMCAPMYMKTTDLMYEGVLKYARDYKGFEGKSAELIEKEMQALKEQPMESLADLRALVEEVKEHVDHIYAPLFVAQGRLDTVINTDSANVIYDNAESTDKNIKWYENSGHVITLDKEKKQLHEDIFTFFESLDWSV is encoded by the coding sequence ATGCGGATTTCGCAACCAAAACCATTTTTCTTCAAATCTGGACCTCGAGCAGTACTTCTTTTGCATGGATTTACTGGGAATTCGGCGGATGTAAGGATGTTAGGTCGTTTTCTAGAAACAAAAGGATATACGAGCATTGCACCGCATTACGCAGGTCATGGTGTGGCACCTGAGGAACTGGTAGTCACCGGTCCAGTAGATTGGTGGAAAGATGTAGAGCAAGCATATGATGCGTTGATAGAAGAAGGCTATACGGAAATTGCCGTGGCTGGACTGTCACTTGGTGGCGTATTTAGCCTGAAATTAGGGTATACAAAACCTATTAAAGGAATTGTCACGATGTGTGCACCTATGTACATGAAAACTACAGATCTCATGTATGAAGGTGTTTTAAAATATGCACGCGATTACAAGGGATTTGAAGGGAAAAGTGCTGAGCTTATCGAAAAAGAGATGCAGGCATTGAAAGAGCAGCCGATGGAATCGTTAGCCGATTTACGCGCCTTGGTTGAAGAAGTCAAAGAACATGTAGACCATATTTATGCGCCTTTGTTCGTTGCCCAAGGTAGACTGGATACGGTGATTAATACAGATTCGGCTAATGTCATTTACGATAATGCGGAATCAACCGATAAAAACATCAAATGGTACGAAAACTCAGGGCATGTCATTACGCTTGATAAAGAGAAAAAGCAATTGCACGAAGACATTTTCACATTTTTCGAATCACTTGATTGGAGTGTGTGA
- the secG gene encoding preprotein translocase subunit SecG: MHTLLMTLLVIVSLALIVVVLLQSGKSAGLSGAISGGAEQLFGKQKARGLDLVLHRVTIVLAALFFILAIAVTKV; encoded by the coding sequence ATGCATACGTTGTTAATGACATTACTCGTCATCGTATCGCTCGCATTAATCGTAGTCGTTTTATTGCAATCCGGAAAAAGTGCAGGTCTTTCAGGAGCCATCTCCGGTGGAGCAGAGCAACTTTTCGGCAAGCAAAAAGCTCGTGGCTTGGACTTAGTCTTACACCGAGTAACGATTGTACTTGCTGCCTTATTCTTTATTCTGGCTATTGCCGTAACGAAAGTTTAA
- the eno gene encoding phosphopyruvate hydratase, whose protein sequence is MPIITHIQAREILDSRGNPTIEVEVFTESGAFGRAIVPSGASTGEHEAVELRDGDKSRYLGKGVLKAVENVDGEIAEALEEKYSVLDQVSIDKAMIELDGTENKGRLGANAILGVSLAVAHAAANYLDMPLYQYLGGFNAKQLPVPMMNILNGGEHADNNVDIQEFMVMPVGAKSFREAVQMGAEIFHNLKAVLKEKGYNTSVGDEGGFAPNLGSNEEALTTIMEAIEKAGYKPGSDILLAMDVASSEIYDKEKGVYNLPGDNTVKTSAEMVDWYEELCNKYPIISIEDGLDENDWAGHKLLTERIGDRVQLVGDDLFVTNTKKLAQGIEEGISNSILIKVNQIGTLTETFDAIEMAKRAGYTAVISHRSGESEDVTIADIAVATNAGQIKTGAPSRTDRVAKYNQLLRIEDQLFETGQYLGLKTFYNLKK, encoded by the coding sequence CACGCGAAATTTTAGATTCACGAGGAAATCCAACAATCGAAGTTGAAGTATTCACAGAAAGCGGCGCTTTTGGTCGCGCAATCGTACCATCAGGCGCATCTACTGGTGAACACGAAGCTGTAGAGCTACGTGATGGCGATAAGAGCCGTTACCTAGGTAAGGGTGTCTTAAAAGCAGTAGAAAACGTTGATGGTGAAATTGCTGAAGCATTAGAAGAAAAATATTCAGTGCTTGATCAAGTATCAATCGACAAAGCGATGATCGAATTAGACGGTACTGAAAACAAAGGACGTTTAGGCGCTAACGCAATTCTTGGTGTTTCTCTAGCCGTTGCACACGCAGCAGCAAACTACTTGGATATGCCTCTTTACCAATACTTAGGCGGTTTTAACGCGAAGCAACTGCCAGTTCCAATGATGAACATTTTAAACGGCGGCGAACATGCTGACAACAACGTGGACATCCAAGAATTCATGGTAATGCCAGTTGGCGCAAAATCGTTCCGTGAAGCTGTTCAAATGGGAGCAGAAATTTTCCACAACTTAAAAGCTGTATTAAAAGAAAAAGGCTATAATACTTCTGTTGGAGATGAAGGCGGATTTGCTCCGAACCTTGGTTCAAATGAAGAAGCATTAACGACAATCATGGAAGCAATTGAAAAAGCTGGATACAAACCAGGTTCAGACATCTTGCTTGCAATGGACGTTGCATCTTCTGAAATCTACGACAAAGAAAAAGGTGTTTACAACCTGCCAGGCGATAATACAGTGAAAACATCTGCTGAAATGGTTGACTGGTACGAAGAGCTTTGCAATAAATACCCAATCATTTCAATCGAAGATGGCTTAGATGAAAACGACTGGGCTGGACATAAATTATTGACAGAACGAATCGGTGACCGCGTTCAATTAGTTGGAGACGATTTATTCGTAACGAACACGAAAAAATTGGCTCAAGGAATTGAAGAAGGCATCAGTAACTCAATCTTGATCAAAGTAAACCAAATCGGTACATTAACAGAAACATTTGATGCGATTGAAATGGCGAAACGTGCGGGCTACACAGCAGTTATCAGCCACCGTTCAGGCGAGTCTGAAGATGTAACAATCGCAGACATCGCAGTTGCGACAAACGCTGGACAAATCAAAACAGGTGCACCGTCACGTACGGACCGCGTTGCGAAGTACAACCAATTACTACGCATTGAAGATCAGTTGTTCGAAACGGGTCAATACCTAGGATTGAAAACTTTCTATAACTTGAAAAAATAA